The Rhodothermales bacterium genomic sequence GGAGGGTCAGGCTTGCCTTGTCTCCCATAAATTTCTGGCGGACCGAGAGGTCGGCGCGGGAGAAGGCGGAGATCCGGCCCTGGGCCACGTCGGTCGGGGCACGGTAGAAGTAGGAGGCCTGGACATCCAGCCCCTGCCGCACCTGCCACGTGGCGTTCAGGCGCGTCGACCAGGAGATGGCCGAATTGCTCAGGTCGCTATCGAGGTTACTGCCGTTGGTGACCACCTTGTAGAGGTTGAAGCTGGCGAAACCGTTCAGCTTCTGGCCGAGCCGCAGCGACCCGATGGCCTCGGCGCCCCACGACTCGCTGGAGTCGAAGTTCTCGAAGGTCGTCGTCGAGATCCCGGTGAGCGGATCGAGGGTCTTGAACCGCTCCATCTGGTTGATGGTCTTGCGGTAATACGGCGCCAGGCTTAGCGATCCCTTCTCGCCGAATTGCTGCAGGGCGAGTTCGTAGGCGTGGACGTATTCGGGTTTGAGCGAGGGGTTGCCGACGAACAGATTCAGCGGGTCGTTATAGTTGGCGAAGGGATTGAGCATCCGCGTGCGGGGGCGTTGGATGCGTTTGCTGTAGCTGAGGCGCAGCGCCCGGGTGTCGGAGAACTTGTAGGAGGCAAACGCGCTGGGGAAAGCACTGAAATAGTTATTCTCGAAGTTCTCGTTGGTTGTCGTGAGGTCGAAGGTCGTCAGCGCCTGTTCGAGGCGGACGCCGCCCTGAAGGTCGAGCTTGCCCACGCTGCCGCTTACGATGCCATAGGCGGCGTGCACCTGCTCATCGAAGATAAACTCGTTGTTGATATCCACATCCGGGAAGTACGCGCCGGCGCCGTAGTCGAACGTCTCGGAGAAGAAGGTGTCGTCAAGCCGCTGGAGCGTGCCTTTGTAGCCGGCTTCGAGCTTGCCGGCGCCGAGCGGGCGTACATAATCCAGCTGAGCGGCGAATTCGTTCTCCAGGTTGTCCTGCTCGTTGCCCTGAAGCTCGGGGGTGTTGTTGGCCGCCGCGCCGGAGAGATCGCGTAACTGCTCAGTGAACAGATCTTCCTCGAACTCGGTCGAACGGTTGTAACGGAGGTCGGCGCTGAGTTCGTGCTTCGAGGTCTCGATCGTTCGCTTGAAGGACAGTTTGTAATCCATGTTGAACCCCTGATCCGAACTGGCCGAGGCGCGGTCGTACAGGCCCGTCAATGCGCTGTTGGCGCCAAGTTGCGCGAAGGTATTCACGCCCTCGTTATCGCCGCCGCGGACGCTCATCTGCGCCGATGCCGAGAGGATATCCTGCTTGTTGAAGGCGTAATCGGCATTGAGGTTGACCATGTTGGATAGATTTTCGCGTGAACCATCTTCGTTCTGCTCGAGGTACGTCAGCGGATCCAGATACCTGTTTTCGCGGAAGTTGTACCCCTCGCTGAGGCGATTGTCATAGCGGAAGCCGTAGTTCGTGAACAGGCTGAGCTTGCCCTTCTGGAAGTTCAGGTTGCCCGAAGCATTGTACGAGTCGCTCGTCCCGATGCCGAGGGTCAGGCCGCCGCTGGTGCCGAGGTCGGCGTCTTGCTTCATGACCAGGTTGATGATGCCGGCCATGCCGTCCGGGTCAAACTTGGCGGAAGGATTGGGGATGA encodes the following:
- a CDS encoding TonB-dependent receptor produces the protein MLLDRSLRNSGRAASLIALLLLLGTASLQAQPTGRPPAADGMLSGSVHDADSGEPIATATIAVWSQRDSSLVTGAVSDFDGSFAIEQIRAGVYYVNVSFVGYENAVAHDVTISQDKPRVALGVIELAPDLQQMEGVEVVAEREAVTFEIDRTVYNTKDQITSTGGSASDVLQNIPSIEVDVDGNISLRGNQNVVVYINGKPSPVRGDFLASYLQQIPAGTIEKVEVIPNPSAKFDPDGMAGIINLVMKQDADLGTSGGLTLGIGTSDSYNASGNLNFQKGKLSLFTNYGFRYDNRLSEGYNFRENRYLDPLTYLEQNEDGSRENLSNMVNLNADYAFNKQDILSASAQMSVRGGDNEGVNTFAQLGANSALTGLYDRASASSDQGFNMDYKLSFKRTIETSKHELSADLRYNRSTEFEEDLFTEQLRDLSGAAANNTPELQGNEQDNLENEFAAQLDYVRPLGAGKLEAGYKGTLQRLDDTFFSETFDYGAGAYFPDVDINNEFIFDEQVHAAYGIVSGSVGKLDLQGGVRLEQALTTFDLTTTNENFENNYFSAFPSAFASYKFSDTRALRLSYSKRIQRPRTRMLNPFANYNDPLNLFVGNPSLKPEYVHAYELALQQFGEKGSLSLAPYYRKTINQMERFKTLDPLTGISTTTFENFDSSESWGAEAIGSLRLGQKLNGFASFNLYKVVTNGSNLDSDLSNSAISWSTRLNATWQVRQGLDVQASYFYRAPTDVAQGRISAFSRADLSVRQKFMGDKASLTLRVSDPFDQMGFRFIVDDNTFYQLGERKWQSRNAYLTFTYNFGRQPQRRNRSQNNEGGGDMGGDVGIN